The nucleotide sequence TTTCGTTCTGGCTTCTGAAGAAATACTGAACAGATTCAGTCATAACaagcatccttgtcttattttttataggCACTGTGTCTCATGATTTAATAGTAATTACGTTTAGTCCAGCAATGTGGTAAGTAACTTTTACCAGGTTATAACagtctctgttttcatttttgttctattGAATCAtgaaaaattattgaattttaCCCAACAATtgttctgtatctattgagaagatcatatggctttttaaagaatatattgatATGGcaaattatatcaataaaatttccaatgttaaaaaatgctttcattcctgggataaataCAAATAGGTCTTGATTACTGATGGTAAAGTACCTTTTCGCTGCTTCTGATGTTTCTTTCCTGCAAGAAAACTCAGTCTGTATAATCGCAGACTCTCTATCCCCATCTTATCCACTAAGTTCCTAAAAAGATGGCATGACAAGTCTGATTagtaaaactgagaacaatctggcATGTTTTGCCCTGCCTTAATTCTTAGCATCAGTCAACCTACTAAAGCCCACGCTCCCCTGAACTCCCAGAGGCACTTTCCCACCATGTGCAAGAGGCATGTTCCTATCACTGCCTTTAAGACTGGGTGGGAAAAATATCAACTTATGGTGTTCATTGGCAGCAAATAATTTGACTAATAAACTTACAATTTGGGGCatgcctggctggatcagttggGGGAATATgcaactgttgatcttggggttgtgggtatgagccccatgttggatgtagagattacttaaaaataaaatcttttcaaaaataaataaataaataaataaataaacctaaaatttcCCCCCAGGTGTCCAAAGGTGATATTATGGTCCCCATACAgacattatcttttatttatcaACTTGTTCAAAtccaaaaaggaagagaatagatATTTACGAGAGCCTCTTTGATATCCTAGAAACTATTTGTTTAATACATGAATGGATTTGGTCAATGAATGTGTATTTAAGTTGTTTGCATCTGAATTCACAAATGAGGTTGggtctaattttcttttctcatattttacttattttggttcCAATGCAATATTGACATGAATTGGAAAATGTTCTTTATTGTGATTTTCAGGAAGAGCTTATATAATATTAGAATTCATTGTTCCATAAATGCATGATAGAACTTTCCTATAACACAATGGGGACAAGTGTTTGTttgagtaaactttaaaatatcaagtaaagtcatttaatggttttaaaatatttaaatatatttaaatatttcacacacacacacaatcactcCAACTGCTATCACTACCCATTTAATCTACATTTttcctaaaaagtttttttaaacaaaataaattttccaaattatatgTATGGAATAAAACACAGTTCAACAAACATCATGTAGCAGCAAACAAGTATAAAATGGATAGTAAGTTTTATTACTATGTTTGACTTTCCTGGGTAAATGAATCAAGGCAGGAATGgagtttattccattttttccccaaaagaacaaacaataggggaaaaaataaggaattgttattttaaatgtaaagatttCTGGTCTACGGAGAATACTATAGACAAAGATAATAGACAACAGAATGTAAGAAAATTTTTGTCAAGTCAATAACAGAGTGCTCAAACTATATAAAGGAAGAGCATCCATCCATAAATTGACCCACAGAGATATCGATAAAAAATATGATTCCAAAATTCTACAAAAATATACTATACAAAGATCAAATTAGTTTCtggttagaaaataaaacaaattaaaatggagaTGTCACTTTACAAGTATTTTCTGGTATaaaaactattaagaaaataCTAATGTTCCCAAAAAAGTGAGGATATGGGAACCCCCATGAACAATTAGcaggaatgcacactggtgcctCCATTATGCAATGTGATCTGGAAAACTtggtcaaaataaatacatgcatactcTAAGAGTCAACATTTTTTGTTCCTAGAAAAATTTAGTTATTTGTAGTGGACATACAGtggaaataaaaaacactgagTTATTTGTGGTGGAAACAAGTTGTAGGTGGCCGACTACCCATTGTTAGGAAAGCACATAGGTAAATTATGATAGATGGACACCATAGAGTAATGTTACTCAatgtgtggtccctggaccagcaccCCAGGTCCTGGACTCTCTGTTTCCACTCAATGATGTGATAAGAATTGAAAGTGAGATTAAGCATCTAAAACTATTACAGAATTTTGACAATGctgataattttttattgctatatGCAACAATATTGATCCATGACATATAacaaattttacaaagaaaatggtCCTTTACCATAGATAACTTGATAAACACTTCCATAAAAGACTCTACTTGGGCATGAGTCCATGATAATGGAGGGAGCAGAATTagtaaggagacagaaagagtaaggtgagaatacagaaataaattaaagcaaGATCATATAGAAATTTATGGGTAAATCAAGATTTTCATACATAATAATTTATGTTAAATgagatttatgaattaaaatGTATACAGCATAAAAgaaagcttaatttttaaaagtatgttttcatATGTCCCCTAATTAAtagatttaagaaatatatttaacaaaagctTAAATTCTTAGTATAATTAAAGAGTCAGTTTTCACTCTCataacaaagaaactgatccatGGCAATTTTCCCAAAACATAGATCTAAATTATCTAAAGTCAGATGTCAAGGTATAGACTTTAAATGTGAGCCAACTGTCTCATAGAAAATATCCTCTGACTCCACTGTGAAACCAAATATTATACCATTGCCAATTCCAAAATTAGTTAAAGGACCACAAGGTCTTAgctttctctgctcttctttcTTTACACCTTTCCAGCTGATACTTAATCTTTGCTAGTCATGGAACAAAACAATGGCACTGAAATAAGTGAGTTCATTCTCCTGGGATTTGCTGGTCAACGCAAGTCTTGGCATATTCTCTTCATAGTATTTCTAGTGATCTACGTGGCCATCCTAGTGGGCAATATCGGAATGATCCTACTCATCAAGATTGATTCTTGCCTTCATACCCCgatgtattttttcctccaaCACTTGGCATTTGTTGATCTCTGCTACACCTCTGCTATCACTCCCAAAATGCTGCAAAACTTTGTACAAACAGAGCAATCCATCTCATTCATAGGGTGTATGGTGCAATTACTAGTCTATGGTGCTTTTGCAACGACTGACTGTTACATCTTGGCCGCAATGGCAGTGGACCGGTATGTCGCCATCTGCAATCCACTCCGCTATCCAATAGTCATGTCCCAGAGAGTCTGCATTCAACTCCTGTTTGGCTCATACTTCATAGGTTTTCTAAATGCCTCTGTAAACAcaagttttactttttcactgAACTTTTGCAAATCCAATAAAATTAACCACTTTTTCTGTGATGAACCCCCAATTTTAGCGCTCTCTTGTTCCAACATTGACTTCAACATCATGCTGCTAACTGTCTTTGTGGGGTTTAACCTAATGTTCACTGTGCTGGTTGTCATCTTTTCCTACATATATATCCTGGCTGCCATCCTGAAGATATCTTCCATTGCAGGGAAGAAAAAAGCCTTCTCCACGTGCACCTCCCACCTGACAGCAGTCACTGTTTTCTATGGGACTCTGTCTTACATGTATCTGCACCATGGGACCAATGAGTCTCAAGAGCAAGAAAAACTGGCTTCTGTGTTTTATGGCATTATGATCCCCATGTTAAACCCCCTCATCTACAGCCTGAGAAACCAAGATGTGAAGGAAGCCCTAAAAGTGGTTACAAAGAAGTGCTTCTGGTTGGAtcattgatttctgattttttacACTTGTAAACAAGACTGACAGTGCcagtttttaagaaatcaaaaccaaacctccaagcaacagaagaaaatttGCTCAATCTTTCTAATACTGAGCTGCAAATTAAAGTTTAACAGTGAGATAACCAGTTTAAAGTAACtggcaaaactgaaaaagaatccTAACACTTACTAATTGCTGTGATGCAAGGGCAATCATGCTCTCATTCATTGTGAATGGAAAATTGAAGTGTTACTTCACCCTAGAAAGTATCTGgcaatatctttttttatgtttttaaatttatttttgagagagagagggagagagagagacagagtgcaggtgggggaaggacagagagagagggacacatagaatccgaagcaggctccagctccaagctgtcggcacagaccctgatttgggggggggggggcggcgcagtggggttcaaactcacagaccatgagatcatgacctgagctgaagttggacgcttaaccaactgagccactcaggcaccccggcagtatcttttttaaacaaacaaagaaacatctTCAATTCAGAATTTCAGATGTGTAAACTGATCTATGGAAATAGAAATTCCAGTCCATAAGGTCATATATTTAATAGATATTAAATTGCAGCACTGTTTAGGAAGATAAGACCAAGAAAGTGAATACTGTTCACTAGGGAAATAAATTCGTATTTGTTATGATTCCAAAATCTGTATCTGTTGCTACATAGCAAATTTCTACAAATTTAAGGGCTTAAAacacaattattattttatgcttttatggGTCAGGAATGTGGACACTGCTTACATACATCCTCTGAGATGCTACAATCAAGGTGTCAACCAGGACTGAGAACTGAGGCTCAACTGGGGATCCAGTTTCCAAGCCCCCTAATGTAATAGGCAGGACTCATCTCCTTGCAGTCGTAAGACTGAGATTCCTGCCTTCCTATTGGCCGCCAGCCAGAGGTTTCGCCCAGCTCTTAAAGGCTATCCACAGTCTTTTCTGTGTGGCCCTCTCCATAACCCCTCTCATAACATGgcagtttatttttcaaagcaggGAAGCCATACGGTTGATCGGTATATATACCATGTGAAACAAAACACACCTCTATGCCCAAATCATACTGCCATTTCAAGAGTCAGTCTCTCCTTGAAGTTTTCCCAGCTTAGCCTTCGTTTCTTGCCAACTTTCTACCCCTTGGGGGGTAATTCTTTCTTCCACTGAGTACCTAcagcactttatttattatttatcacttCCTATATAAATTACTTACTTATAAGACTCTCACTACCATTTATACCATTGTCTTTCTATGACCTTTTAACATCTGGTATAGAGCCTTAGACACAGTAGGTATtctataaatattgaatgaataactggtgataaaatacaataatacTGACAGCTTTCTAACTGTAAGTTCTGTGAGCATGTAGCCTACACTAGTGGTCTTTAAAAACCAATCTGTGGGCAGCAGTATTCAAATGACcaggaaaagtttttaaagtgtaaataATCATTGCTTAGTCCTGGAGGTATTGATTCAGTAACATTAGCCAGAGGCCAATAACTATAAATATCTATACATGCAGAGTGTTTCTTTAGTTGCATGGTCCACTGGAAAGCAATATTTAAGAGCACAAGATTTTAAATAGTTTAGTATGTAGTTGATGTCCCAACCCTGTCACTTGCCAGTACTGTCCTTtacaaattatttcatctttcaaACCTTGTTTCCCATAACAATACATatctcaagagattttttttttttttgcttgcttgtttgttagTAATAGGTAAGctaaagaatagaaatcatagtACCTGGCACTAAGGTGTGGCAGTCTTTATAAAAATACCCtcattactctctctctctctctctctctctctctctctctcagtaaaaagtctcccaaaacaaaacaaaacaaaaagtctccCAGGGTTTGCAACATGAAATCTTTCCCCTCTGGGAAACTCCTCTCTTTCAGCAGAAAACTAACCAATGAAGACTGTTTTCTTTGATCCTGTTTCAGCATCTAGAGGCACAGACACTCAAGGGAACAGATACTTACTCCCATACCTCAACTATACACTTTTTTGTGGAGAAATCACTTGGTTAAACATAAGCCTGCACTagctgggggaagggtggggggggggtggaaatctAAAGACAAATCCCCTGTAAATAAATCAAATTGAATTTTTCCTGTTCAGCTGTGCATTATTTTGACAGGGGGGAACCACAATAAAATCTGTAGGATTAGAGCCAATGTGCCAATATAATTAACTCCAAGGGTGGGTACAGTCATCTTATCTTCAgcaaagtaaaaatgtaaatggaGAGAGGAAATTATCAATCATATTGAGAAATTATGAAACGGTCAGAGAGATGACAGCTAACATGTTAGCCATGATGTCCCCAGCTGAACTGAACAACTTTTACAGAATATAAGCAATAATAAGACAAGGCCACTCCATGAGTGAGATGAATTCAGACGGAGAAAAGGCCACTCTTGCGACGATGTCTGAAAAGTGACCGGAACAAGAACTCAAATATTCCCCTTTCCAACGAAAAGGAGTAAACATCCCTTCCCTAATCACTTTAATGTCTCTCTTTCTGGTATAAATTACAAAAGTGTCTAATCATCAAATTCCTGGTAACACTCAAAACAGAACTTGCGTCCACTTCCTAAATCCTTCTTCGAATCACCCAGCGCAGGTCTAAATCCTTCAAAAGTCCTTCCCAGTTTCCTCTCATCCAACACGCGGGGCGCTCCGAGATGCGACGTGGTTTTCCTCACTGCAGCAGGTGAAGGAGGCCCGTCTACATCTGGGCTCCTGGTGTTGGTTGGCTATTGTGTGTTGACGGTGAGAACTGTGCCACGTGCATCTATTAGCTCTCTTGAATTCGGCTTCTCTTTGTTACTCATTTTCTTACCGCAAAAGAAACTAATATGTGCccatgatcttttaaaatatagctggtcttaaagttatttttattcctcAGCTTTCTTAAGTTTGCCATATATTTGTCCAGATGGAGTTTTCCTCACATAagcacgcgtgcgcacacacacacacacacacacacacacgcataaatacacacaaatttttagttaaaaaacaCTTCACatactatatacatttttctgCAAAATGCTTTACTTACCTAACAGTACGTTATTAacagtttttctaaaaaaatacacatagatcagggcgcctgggtggctcagtcggttaagcgtccgacttcagctcaggtcaggatctcgcagtctgtgagttcgagccccgcgtcgggctctgggctgacggctcggagcctggagcctgtttccgattctgtgtctccctctctctctgcccctcccctgttcatgctctgtctctctctgtcccaaaaataaataaacgttaaaaaaaaattaaaaaaaaatacacatagatcTACCCCATTATTTTGGGGTGTTTCATGGAACCATAAACTATAGATTCACTCTCATTTATTTTAGCATCACCCTACCTACTGCTTATATTTTGGTGTAAAAAAAACAGTACTTCATAGAATCCCCTGGATTTCTGGGTTTAAAGTCAATTTTTTCCATCTCCTTCTATGAAAGATAAAACGGAAGTTGAGGGAAATTACAGTTGCTGTCCAAGATCACATACCTACTGGATGCTAGATTCAAGATGCAAATCTAGATCTTTCCGACGACAAAGTCTATCTACTTTTCATGGCAGgtgatataaaataaaacctcaaggTAGCTTGGATACAATATAGTTTGGACAACTCCAAAATGCTTGTATTATTCATCCAGTTAAAAGCCCCTTCCAGAACTTCTACTTCTTCCCAAGATGGAGTAACAGGGATTGGATTTACCCTCCTACCTGAAACAtgaaaaactggacaaaatatataaactaatggTTTG is from Neofelis nebulosa isolate mNeoNeb1 chromosome 10, mNeoNeb1.pri, whole genome shotgun sequence and encodes:
- the LOC131486677 gene encoding putative olfactory receptor 5AK3; this translates as MEQNNGTEISEFILLGFAGQRKSWHILFIVFLVIYVAILVGNIGMILLIKIDSCLHTPMYFFLQHLAFVDLCYTSAITPKMLQNFVQTEQSISFIGCMVQLLVYGAFATTDCYILAAMAVDRYVAICNPLRYPIVMSQRVCIQLLFGSYFIGFLNASVNTSFTFSLNFCKSNKINHFFCDEPPILALSCSNIDFNIMLLTVFVGFNLMFTVLVVIFSYIYILAAILKISSIAGKKKAFSTCTSHLTAVTVFYGTLSYMYLHHGTNESQEQEKLASVFYGIMIPMLNPLIYSLRNQDVKEALKVVTKKCFWLDH